The Clarias gariepinus isolate MV-2021 ecotype Netherlands chromosome 20, CGAR_prim_01v2, whole genome shotgun sequence genome includes the window GTTTACTCCGGATTCATCTAGCAGTTCTCCCAGTTTTGGTCCTTTAACACCTCGGTTTGTTCCGGTAGTGCGCAACCTGGGTGTTATTTTTGACAGTGGCATGTTTTTTGATAAACAGATAAGTGCAGTTGTGAAGGCAAGTTTTTACCAGCTAAGGCTTCTCAGTAAGGTCAAATCAATTTTGACCCGAGCTGATCTTGAAAAAGCTGTTCATGCCTTCATCAGCTCGCGGATTGACTTTTGTAATGCCCTCTACTCTGGACTCAGTCAATCACTGCTCAATCGGTTTCAACTGGTACAGAATGCTGCAGCACGTCTTCTTTCCAACACCTCTAAACGCTCTCACATCAATCCAGTCCTCCGCTTGCTCCACTGGCTTCCAGTGCGGTTTAGGGTGGAATTTAAGATCCTGATGTTTGTATTTAAGGCCATCAATGGTCTGGCCCCTGTTTACCTCGCGGAGTTGATAATGGTCCACCACCCAGCCAGGACTTTGCGCTCTTCTCAATATACCACTTTGGTCATACCcaagtttaattataaaaagtttGGAGGTCGGTCATTTGCTGTTCAGGGCCCAAAACTGTGGAACGCACTACCGGGACAGCTTCGAGCTCAGTGCTTTTAAATTGCAGTTGAAGACACATCTTTTTAGACTTGCTTTTGATATGTAGCTAATAATTTGATAGCTGTTTTTATGCATATTGTCCTGTTTCTGattgttgtgttttatgttttttgtttttatactggAAAGCGCCCTGGGCACCTTTTGGTTGTTGTagggcgctatataaataaattttgattgattgattgattgatcttTCCTGCTTGCATTAACTGCATCAAACCAGCAACCTACTAATTGCATTTTTTGTTATCACTCTTGTGTCCTTGTGCAAAACCCTTAACCCTATAGTCCATACATACAACCCAGCCACAGCATGCAGTTCTGGTCCCAAACCAGGAGAATTGGCGAGTTGCGAAAGGAATGGAATTCAGGGTAAAATCTGTGCCAGATCTTGCAAATCAAATGAGACAATGTGGATCAATGTGACCCATAGGATAAAAAAGGATAAGACCCAAAGGAAAAGAACATTCAAATATCTGACTGATATGTTTCTTGTTGCCCAAGCATGGCCTTTTTAAGACGTAAATGTTAAGAGATAGTGTTCTAAAAATTCTCAAATATCTTCTGTGTATAGCAGATACAAAGAGCTAAGACTTGTTTTCCATAATTGAGTTCGTTACCAAGAATCATTTGCCAATTTATTGCAAAATTATTTGCAAGCTCTAATACTCAAGTTCTGTTCTTTTCTAAAAAGAGTTGGTTGCACCAATCAAATATTTAGCTTTTCTAATAAGGATTAAAGAAACTACCTCTTGTGTTATGCCCCACAAGAAATTTATCAGGCCAGACCATACgaggtacagtatatttgatATTCCTTACATACCCTCTTAAAAATTGTTTTGCAACCCATGTTTGGCATACATGACGTTGCTATtacaatgattattattttgtccACATCCAGCACACAGGGTCCTCCTGAGTGCATGCAGTGACTACTTCCGTGCAATGTTCAGCAGTGGTATGAAGGAAACCTACCAATCCTCAGTTTCTCTGTTCCTGATGGGGGCACCTGAACTAGAAGCCCTTCTTCACTGCTGCTACAGTGGAGAACTGTTTCTCGATTGGGGCTGCATTTTTGAGCTCACCTCAACTGCTCTTCAATTCCAATTCCAACCTGCTCTCTCACTCTGCCTCAGCTACCTGGAACAGCAAATGGATGTCCACAGCTGTCTAGATGTGGTTTCTTTTGCTGAGGCTTATATGCTTAGGGACTTGTTTGAAACGGCCGAAGACTTCACCCTGATGCACTTCCAGGAAGTTATGGCCACGCCAAAGTTCCTGGAACTCCCGGCTGAGAAGCTGTTAGACCTTCTAAAACGTGATGCCTTGTGCGTTCCATCTGAGCTGGCCGCCTTCCGAGCGGTGGTGGCATGGATTGAGGCAGATCCCCCCCAAAGATTGCATCATGCCCAGGAAGTCATGAAAGGAGTACGCTTTCCACTCATGACCTTTCGTGAGTTTCGTGAGGTCCGAGCTGTTAACCTgcagatggagtgtagtggtgATGATGATATAAATCTATACCGCACAGCACTAAAAGAATTTGGATTCGGAGACACCAGTCCAGTAGTTCAACATCGCATACGTTACCCCAGGGAAGTCATCGTTGTTGTTGGAGGTGATCAGGTAAATCCAGACCAAGGCCAGCGGCTTCCAAGCAAGCAGCTATGGTTTGCTAACTCCTTGCGTAGCGGTACAGGAATGGTTAAGGATATGGATTGGAGGATTTTGAATGAAATGCCAGAGCAAGCCAGGTTCAGGCATGGCATCGGTGTACTTCACAAAAAACTCTATGTGGCAGGAGGCTGCTATTACTATTCTAAGGCAGACACAATGAAATCTGCATACAGGTATGATATGTTTAAAACATGATcgttaaaatatatacacacctaaaggattattaggaacacctgttcaatttctcattaatgcaattatctaatcaaccaatcacatggcagttgcttcaatgcattaaggagtgtggtcctggtcaagacaatctcctgaactccaaactgaatgtcagaataggaaagaaaggtgatttaagcaattttgagcgtggcatggttgttggtgccagacgggccggtctgagtatttcacaatctgctcagttactgggattttcacacacaaccatttctagggtttacaaagaatggtgtaaaaaggaaaaaaaaaaacatccagtatgcggcagtcctgtgggcgaaaatgccttgttgatgctagaggtcagaggaaaatgggccgactgattcaagctgataaaagagcaactttgactgaaataaccactcgttacaaccgaggtatgcagcaaatcATTTGTAAAGctacaacatgcacaaccttgaggcggatgggctacaacagcagaagaccccaccgggtaccactcatcttcactacaaataggaaaaagaggctacaatttgcacgagcttaccaaaactggacagttgaagactggaaaaatgttgcctggtctgatgagtctcgatttctgttgagacattcaaatggtagagtcagaatttggtgtaaacagaatgagaacatggatccatcatgccttgttaccactgtgcaggctggtggtggtggtgtaatggtgtgggggatgttttcttggcacactttaggccccttagtgccaattgggcatcgtttaaatgccacaggctacctgagcattgtttctgaccatgtccatctctttatgaccaccatgtacccatcctctgatggctacttccagcaggataatgcaccatgtcacaaagctcgaatcatttaaaattggtttcttgaacatgagaatgagttcactgtactaaaatagCCCCCACAGTCACAAGATCTCAACttaatagagcatctttgggatgtggtggaacgggagcttcgtgccctggatgtgcatcccacaaaacttcatcaactgcaagatgctatcctatcaatatgggccaacatttctaaagaatgctttcagcaccttgttgaatcaatgccacgtagaattaaggcagttctgaaggcgaaaagggggtcaaacaccgttttaggatggtgttcctaataatcctttaggtgagtgtgtgtatatatatatatatatatatatatatatatgtgtgtgtgtgtgtgtgtgtgtgtgtgtgtaacatggtTTTTCTGTATAATTagttttacatgttttacaagttattttcatttttatgtgatttttcaaatatttcaataacttatattttatagtcatttacaaataaataaataaatatgcaaaaaaatccCACTAAATAATCATATCTTGTTCACAAGTGGTcggtcacatactgtatcaataataatcaaaaactgcagattttttttttttttttttttttggtaggaCTTAATTATAATCTTTTTTGTCATAatggcttcctttttttttttttttgcacccacAGGTATGACCCTTTAGACAACTCATGGGAAAGACTGTCAGATATGCATGAGCACAGGAGTAACTTTACCATGGTGGTGAGGGGGGGCGTCCTGTATGCTATTGGTGGAGACATCGACATCAGCACTAATTTGGACAGTGTGGAAAAATACTCAGTAGAAACGAACACATGGAGGTAAAAGACTATAAGAAGCTATGATTAGCGTATGTAAATGTTCTCAGGTTTCagtattaaacataataaatcaTCTTGGCAGCTAACTGACAGCAAGAGGAATGTCCCCTATTACAAAGGTATAGGTGCTTTATAAGAATATGCATATAAGTTTGTCCAGTCATTCCAAATGTGTAGctcgcatatatatataatatatatgtaaatatgtaaaaccacagatgtttaaaatatcCTGAACTGAAGTCTGTTTGAATCTTTTCTGCCTTTTTAGCTTCACACATCCACTGGCTCAGCCTCTGAGTGGTCATGCAGCTGTTGTCTTTGGAGAAGAGGTTTTCATTTCAGGAGGTTTCAATTTAAAGTACCAATGCCTGGTGTCCACGTTCCTCTACCATCCGGAACAGGGTACGACCTACCTGGCGGACATGGCCCACGATCGAGCTCAGCACTGCATGCAAATCTTGGCTAAGCGCTTCTACGTCGCTGGAGGAGTGTCTAACTTGCGAGAGTTCTACACTGATCAGTTATCCTGTGAAAGCTACGACCCTACAAGTGATACTTGGACTGCCTTCATACCTCTACCTCTCT containing:
- the si:ch211-63p21.8 gene encoding kelch-like protein 33; its protein translation is MEFTRLYLPMEWEERWRKEKERRKKVMEEGGEELERESKRLTWIRAYNDSKMGMNEKLGVKNGRTVQETLDEWDDKPEIQKYTKDTYPTEIFQAVEELRCCSILTDLTLSVEDGLTVHAHSLVLAAVSSLIRQMLRQRNAKTEREIFLSVSPEVSYLGISAVLQFAYSGSIAGLNSKSLAQIQAAALYLGVPIVLELCKEEEERERKKNAEKNMRKSVAGEHMQVNLQSIRKLWEERVGCDVELEAEGRTFHAHRVLLSACSDYFRAMFSSGMKETYQSSVSLFLMGAPELEALLHCCYSGELFLDWGCIFELTSTALQFQFQPALSLCLSYLEQQMDVHSCLDVVSFAEAYMLRDLFETAEDFTLMHFQEVMATPKFLELPAEKLLDLLKRDALCVPSELAAFRAVVAWIEADPPQRLHHAQEVMKGVRFPLMTFREFREVRAVNLQMECSGDDDINLYRTALKEFGFGDTSPVVQHRIRYPREVIVVVGGDQVNPDQGQRLPSKQLWFANSLRSGTGMVKDMDWRILNEMPEQARFRHGIGVLHKKLYVAGGCYYYSKADTMKSAYRYDPLDNSWERLSDMHEHRSNFTMVVRGGVLYAIGGDIDISTNLDSVEKYSVETNTWSFTHPLAQPLSGHAAVVFGEEVFISGGFNLKYQCLVSTFLYHPEQGTTYLADMAHDRAQHCMQILAKRFYVAGGVSNLREFYTDQLSCESYDPTSDTWTAFIPLPLCHVGAASAVLEGKLYVLGGYSQEDYSEARLVHRYDPGTQRWENMGKMAGPVTDIRACLLHLPDHLRTSDEQKDL